A stretch of the Butyricicoccus intestinisimiae genome encodes the following:
- a CDS encoding bifunctional riboflavin kinase/FAD synthetase gives MIEKDAKRAIALGYFDGVHRGHQALMELAVKRAKENGAISSVFTFDAHPDTVITGQRVPLIVSESRRGEEIRERGGVDEVIFAHFNDEMRNMEWQKFVDDVLVGQFHACWIITGENNHFGYRGQGNPERLKAECERLGIGCDIVKNVSIDGVVVSSTYIRQQIAMSNMEQAAKFLGHPYALTGVVQHGRQVGRTIGYRTVNLELPPEMQAPPFGVYVSRVVANKEAHIAVTNIGVHPTFGLGDKACVEPHILDFDGDLYGKLIEVELLHFLRPEQQFSDTEQLKRAIAQDIAQTRAYFAQEHK, from the coding sequence ATGATAGAGAAAGACGCAAAACGCGCCATTGCGCTGGGATATTTTGACGGCGTGCACCGCGGTCATCAGGCGCTCATGGAGCTGGCAGTCAAGCGTGCCAAGGAGAACGGGGCGATTTCGTCCGTGTTCACGTTTGACGCCCATCCGGATACCGTCATCACCGGTCAGCGCGTGCCGCTGATTGTTTCGGAGAGCCGCCGCGGCGAAGAAATCCGCGAGCGCGGCGGGGTAGACGAAGTGATTTTTGCGCATTTCAATGACGAGATGCGCAACATGGAATGGCAGAAGTTCGTGGATGATGTTCTGGTGGGACAGTTTCACGCCTGCTGGATTATCACAGGGGAGAACAATCACTTTGGATACCGCGGACAGGGCAATCCGGAGCGGCTCAAGGCGGAGTGCGAGCGCTTGGGCATCGGCTGTGACATTGTCAAAAATGTTTCCATTGACGGCGTTGTCGTCAGCTCGACGTATATCCGGCAGCAGATTGCGATGAGCAATATGGAGCAGGCAGCCAAGTTTTTGGGACATCCGTATGCCCTGACCGGCGTGGTGCAGCACGGCAGACAGGTCGGCAGAACCATCGGGTACCGCACCGTCAATTTGGAGCTGCCGCCGGAGATGCAGGCGCCGCCGTTCGGCGTGTACGTGTCCCGCGTTGTGGCGAACAAAGAGGCGCACATTGCCGTGACCAACATCGGCGTGCATCCGACGTTCGGCTTGGGTGATAAGGCGTGCGTAGAGCCGCATATTTTGGACTTCGACGGAGATTTGTATGGCAAATTGATCGAAGTCGAGCTGCTGCACTTTCTGCGTCCGGAACAGCAGTTCTCGGACACGGAGCAGCTCAAACGCGCCATTGCGCAGGACATTGCGCAGACAAGAGCGTATTTTGCTCAGGAACACAAGTAA
- the infB gene encoding translation initiation factor IF-2: MSIENKYRVHEVAKDFGVDTKDITDVMAEYFTAPKNHMQVLENDELNLIFDYMTKQHPVDNMEEVLNKQAAQRKAPTTQVVRQQPMGRTQKQDRRDSRRPEQKRDAKPEAKKQEGKKPEQHTAAAEEKKFNNDKKKNHRQAKPHEQRQILRPQGSGEAATSTVTTEEHKQPKGKQIHRVDTRGAGNVNLDRYDDRIDALVPQKADRMKSGKQKITRKADARRPFSNKRRQEEQEKMKRLQRQQELKKIQLKVMIPDEINVGELASRLKRTAADVIKELLKLGVMANISQTIDFDTAAIVAEEMGAKVEKEVHVTIEEKLFDESEDKEENLEPRSPVIVVMGHVDHGKTSLLDRIRKTDVAAGEAGGITQHIGAYRVKVNGRPITFLDTPGHAAFTSMRARGAKITDIAILVVAADDGIMPQTIEAINHAKAAEIPIIVAVNKIDKENADPDRVLQQLTEHGLVPEEWGGETIVCKISAKQGIGIENLLEMVLLTADMQELKANPNRQAKGAVIEAKLDRGRGPVATVLVQNGTLHAGDTVIAGKAVGRVRVMTDERGRKLENAGPSVPVEIIGLGEVPDAGDIFYAVDNERMARELVEQRKEKEKEERNKAMQKVTLENLFDTIQQGNMKELNIIIKADVMGSVEAVRSSLLKLSNEEVRVNVIHGAVGAINESDVMLAAASNAIIVGFNVRPERVAADSAHDQDVEIRLYRVIYDCIEEMEQAMKGMLDPKFKEVVVGHAEIRQTFKVSGIGTIAGAYVQDGKIVRSCEVRIVRDGIVIHEGHLNSLKRFKDDAKEVTAGYECGMGIENYNDLKEGDIIESFVMEQIKP, from the coding sequence ATGAGTATTGAAAATAAATACCGTGTACATGAAGTCGCTAAGGATTTTGGCGTAGATACCAAGGACATCACCGATGTGATGGCAGAATATTTCACCGCGCCGAAGAATCACATGCAGGTTCTGGAGAACGATGAACTGAATCTGATTTTTGATTATATGACCAAGCAGCATCCGGTGGATAACATGGAGGAAGTCCTGAATAAGCAGGCTGCTCAGAGAAAGGCGCCGACGACACAGGTTGTTCGTCAGCAGCCGATGGGCAGAACCCAGAAGCAGGATCGCCGCGATTCCCGCCGTCCGGAGCAGAAGCGCGACGCAAAGCCGGAAGCTAAGAAGCAGGAAGGCAAGAAGCCGGAGCAGCACACTGCCGCTGCAGAGGAAAAGAAGTTCAACAACGACAAGAAGAAGAACCATCGTCAGGCAAAGCCGCATGAGCAGCGCCAGATTCTGCGTCCGCAGGGCTCCGGCGAGGCGGCGACGTCTACCGTTACGACCGAGGAGCACAAGCAGCCGAAGGGCAAGCAGATTCACCGCGTCGATACCCGCGGCGCAGGCAATGTCAATCTGGATCGTTACGACGACCGCATTGACGCGCTGGTTCCGCAGAAGGCTGACCGCATGAAGTCGGGCAAGCAGAAAATCACCCGCAAGGCGGATGCACGCAGACCGTTCTCCAACAAGCGCCGTCAGGAGGAGCAGGAGAAGATGAAGCGCCTGCAGCGTCAGCAGGAGCTCAAGAAGATTCAGCTCAAGGTTATGATTCCGGATGAAATCAATGTCGGCGAGCTGGCTTCCCGTCTGAAGCGCACTGCAGCAGACGTCATCAAGGAGCTGCTCAAGCTGGGCGTTATGGCAAATATTTCTCAGACCATCGACTTTGACACGGCGGCAATCGTTGCAGAGGAAATGGGCGCAAAGGTTGAGAAGGAAGTACACGTTACCATCGAAGAAAAGCTGTTTGATGAGAGCGAGGACAAGGAAGAAAATCTGGAGCCGAGAAGCCCGGTTATCGTTGTCATGGGTCACGTTGACCATGGTAAGACGTCCCTGCTCGACCGCATCCGCAAGACCGATGTTGCAGCAGGCGAGGCCGGCGGCATCACCCAGCACATCGGCGCATACCGCGTCAAGGTAAACGGCCGTCCGATTACCTTCCTGGATACCCCGGGTCATGCGGCATTTACTTCCATGCGTGCGCGCGGCGCAAAGATTACGGATATTGCCATTCTGGTTGTCGCAGCAGATGACGGCATCATGCCGCAGACCATCGAGGCAATCAACCACGCAAAGGCAGCAGAGATTCCGATTATCGTCGCTGTCAATAAGATTGATAAGGAAAACGCAGATCCGGATCGCGTGCTGCAGCAGCTGACCGAGCACGGTCTGGTACCGGAAGAATGGGGCGGCGAAACCATCGTCTGCAAGATTTCCGCAAAGCAGGGCATCGGCATCGAAAACCTGCTTGAAATGGTTCTGCTGACCGCAGATATGCAGGAGCTGAAGGCAAACCCGAACCGTCAGGCAAAGGGCGCTGTCATCGAGGCAAAGCTGGATCGCGGCCGCGGTCCGGTTGCTACCGTCCTCGTGCAGAACGGTACCCTGCATGCCGGTGATACTGTCATCGCGGGCAAGGCAGTCGGCCGTGTTCGTGTCATGACCGACGAGCGCGGACGCAAGCTGGAAAATGCCGGTCCGTCTGTTCCGGTTGAGATTATCGGTCTGGGCGAAGTGCCGGATGCCGGTGACATCTTCTACGCTGTTGACAACGAGCGCATGGCTCGTGAGCTGGTTGAGCAGCGCAAGGAGAAGGAGAAGGAAGAGCGCAACAAGGCCATGCAGAAGGTTACGCTGGAGAATCTGTTTGACACCATCCAGCAGGGCAACATGAAGGAGCTCAACATCATCATCAAGGCTGACGTGATGGGCTCTGTCGAGGCGGTTCGCAGCTCCCTGCTCAAGCTGAGCAACGAGGAAGTGCGCGTCAATGTCATTCATGGTGCTGTTGGTGCCATCAATGAATCCGACGTAATGCTGGCAGCGGCATCCAATGCCATTATTGTCGGCTTTAACGTGCGTCCGGAGCGTGTAGCAGCGGATTCCGCACACGATCAGGATGTAGAAATCCGTCTGTACCGCGTCATTTACGACTGCATCGAGGAGATGGAGCAGGCAATGAAGGGCATGCTCGATCCGAAGTTCAAGGAAGTTGTTGTCGGCCACGCCGAGATTCGTCAGACCTTTAAGGTCTCCGGTATCGGCACGATTGCCGGTGCATACGTACAGGACGGCAAGATTGTCCGTTCCTGCGAGGTTCGCATTGTGCGTGACGGCATCGTCATTCATGAGGGCCACCTGAACTCCCTGAAGCGCTTCAAGGACGATGCGAAGGAAGTTACCGCAGGCTATGAGTGCGGCATGGGCATTGAGAACTACAACGATCTGAAGGAAGGCGACATCATCGAGTCCTTCGTTATGGAGCAGATCAAGCCGTAA
- the rnpM gene encoding RNase P modulator RnpM translates to MQKKKIPMRQCVGCREMKPKRELIRVVRSPEGEIALDFRGKNPGRGAYICPDAKCLAKARKKNALGNAFGCQIPDEVYDQLTEQMEQNINA, encoded by the coding sequence GTGCAGAAAAAGAAAATACCAATGCGTCAATGTGTCGGCTGCCGAGAAATGAAGCCCAAACGGGAGCTGATCCGCGTGGTGCGTTCGCCCGAAGGGGAAATTGCGCTGGACTTCCGCGGCAAAAATCCGGGACGCGGTGCTTATATCTGCCCGGATGCCAAGTGCCTTGCCAAAGCAAGAAAGAAAAATGCGCTGGGAAATGCGTTCGGCTGTCAAATTCCGGACGAGGTATATGACCAGCTGACGGAACAGATGGAGCAGAATATCAATGCATGA
- a CDS encoding DegV family protein, which produces MTDKKTEKICIFTDSASDITHEEAERWDVKVAPLHVTVDDQTYLEYYEISPQEYWKMLEESETFPQTAQVGMEWFLNLYKQAHEDGCTHCIGVLINGSGSGTYQAACITRDMFYDEYGEAMTIELIDSRCYSYTYGKVAVTGAKMREEGKSFAEISAEMNSLVKGMKAYVGIYNLRILRKSGRISGGAAFVGDALGLRPIAVVFDGSVDVMCKVRGDKAVANKLADLAAKDAVDKEHQTVRIMYGDVPEAQIQTLEDKLREKGFRDVERSPLGIMVTSNTGPNALGVIFRGAPRA; this is translated from the coding sequence ATGACGGATAAGAAAACAGAAAAGATTTGCATTTTTACCGATTCTGCATCGGATATCACCCATGAGGAGGCGGAGCGCTGGGACGTCAAGGTGGCGCCGCTGCACGTGACCGTGGATGATCAGACGTATTTGGAATATTACGAAATCAGCCCGCAGGAGTATTGGAAGATGCTGGAGGAGAGCGAGACCTTCCCGCAGACCGCACAGGTCGGCATGGAGTGGTTCTTGAATCTCTACAAGCAGGCGCACGAGGACGGCTGCACGCACTGCATCGGCGTGCTCATCAATGGCTCTGGATCCGGCACCTATCAGGCGGCGTGCATCACGCGCGACATGTTTTACGACGAGTACGGCGAGGCTATGACGATTGAGCTGATTGATTCGCGCTGCTATTCGTATACATACGGCAAGGTCGCCGTGACCGGCGCAAAGATGCGCGAGGAGGGCAAGTCCTTCGCGGAGATCTCTGCGGAGATGAACAGCCTCGTCAAGGGCATGAAGGCGTATGTCGGCATTTATAATTTGCGCATTCTGCGCAAGAGCGGCCGCATCTCCGGCGGCGCGGCCTTTGTCGGCGATGCGCTGGGTCTGCGCCCGATTGCGGTGGTGTTTGACGGCTCCGTCGATGTCATGTGCAAGGTGCGCGGAGACAAGGCGGTTGCCAATAAGCTCGCGGATTTGGCGGCGAAGGACGCCGTGGACAAGGAGCACCAGACCGTGCGCATCATGTACGGCGACGTGCCGGAGGCGCAGATTCAGACGCTGGAGGACAAGCTACGGGAAAAGGGCTTCCGCGACGTCGAACGCAGTCCGCTGGGCATTATGGTCACCTCGAACACCGGTCCGAACGCGCTGGGTGTCATTTTTAGGGGCGCACCGCGGGCGTAA
- a CDS encoding ribosomal L7Ae/L30e/S12e/Gadd45 family protein — protein MHEILRLLGLCFRAGKLVSGDDAVADTVFAGEARLLLLAADAGANITRRAERHAEQKNVPVIRLTDDAQELGWALGRTATSICCITDAGFAAAAAQKAANADAQYTPIAQQLAQKKQRIEARRGTKKTHSKTAGKHTAGGKRKSTYTKRGGERA, from the coding sequence ATGCATGAGATATTGCGATTGCTCGGCCTGTGCTTCCGCGCGGGAAAGCTGGTCAGTGGTGACGATGCTGTTGCCGATACCGTTTTCGCAGGGGAAGCGCGTCTGCTGCTGCTGGCAGCAGATGCCGGAGCAAATATTACGCGGCGTGCCGAGCGTCACGCCGAACAAAAAAACGTACCGGTCATTCGTCTGACGGATGACGCGCAGGAGCTGGGCTGGGCGCTGGGACGCACGGCAACGTCTATCTGCTGCATTACCGACGCCGGATTTGCGGCGGCGGCAGCACAAAAGGCGGCAAACGCCGATGCACAGTATACGCCGATTGCACAGCAGCTGGCGCAGAAAAAGCAGCGCATCGAGGCGCGCCGCGGTACGAAAAAAACGCACAGCAAGACTGCCGGCAAGCATACTGCCGGCGGCAAGAGAAAGTCAACCTATACGAAACGTGGAGGTGAACGCGCATGA
- the trmL gene encoding tRNA (uridine(34)/cytosine(34)/5-carboxymethylaminomethyluridine(34)-2'-O)-methyltransferase TrmL, whose translation MLGIVLVEPEIPQNTGNIARTCAVTGCTLHLVGPLGFSIDDKKLKRAGLDYWHLLDVRYYDSLDEFWEKNPNGTYFYATSKGQQRHTDVTYPPDAYLLFGKETAGLPEHLLAQHPERCIRIPMREGARCLNLSNSVAVVTYEALRQNDFADLCSAGPFPEVRDDG comes from the coding sequence ATGCTTGGCATCGTTTTGGTGGAACCGGAAATTCCACAGAATACAGGAAACATTGCGCGTACTTGCGCGGTGACCGGCTGCACGCTGCATCTGGTCGGACCGCTGGGCTTTTCGATTGATGACAAAAAGCTCAAGCGGGCGGGACTGGATTATTGGCATCTGCTCGATGTGCGCTATTATGATTCGCTGGATGAATTTTGGGAAAAGAACCCGAACGGCACATATTTTTACGCGACCAGCAAGGGACAGCAGCGCCACACGGATGTGACCTATCCGCCGGATGCCTATCTGCTGTTTGGAAAGGAGACCGCAGGCCTGCCGGAGCACCTGCTCGCACAGCATCCGGAGCGCTGCATCCGCATTCCGATGCGGGAGGGCGCGCGCTGCCTCAACCTGTCCAACAGTGTTGCCGTTGTCACCTATGAGGCGCTGCGGCAAAACGACTTCGCGGACCTGTGCAGTGCAGGACCGTTTCCGGAGGTAAGAGATGACGGATAA
- the nusA gene encoding transcription termination factor NusA: MNAEFFAALEQLEKEKGIPVDYMLDRVCQALLTAYKKDNDGLKCDNVYVEPDMDEKTIHMYASKEVVDEAEDPLTEISLEDAKKISPRVSLGDFVRVGIETKKFGRIAAQAAKQVIIQGIRESERGMAYNEYSSREHEILNATVFRVDPESGTIIVEVVSEGEKIETALAKGEQVPGEVLTEGQRIKVYVVEVRKGMHGPQILLSRTHPGLVKRLFELEVPEIHDGVVEIKSIAREAGNRTKIAVMTHDEKVDPIGACVGPRGSRVGSIVNELSGEKIDIIKYSENMADFVSAALSPADVISAAMLPDGKSCRVTVPDDQLSLAIGKEGQNARLAAKLTGCKIDIGSESAAKEQAEQADEDLLVEE; encoded by the coding sequence ATGAACGCAGAATTTTTTGCAGCACTGGAGCAGCTGGAAAAAGAAAAAGGAATTCCGGTCGATTATATGCTCGATCGCGTATGTCAGGCACTGCTGACCGCGTATAAAAAGGACAACGACGGTCTCAAGTGCGACAACGTATATGTTGAGCCGGATATGGACGAAAAGACCATCCACATGTACGCATCCAAGGAAGTTGTCGACGAGGCAGAGGATCCGCTGACCGAGATTTCTCTGGAAGACGCAAAGAAGATCAGCCCGCGTGTATCGCTGGGTGACTTTGTCCGCGTTGGCATCGAGACCAAGAAGTTCGGCCGCATTGCAGCACAGGCTGCCAAGCAGGTCATCATTCAGGGCATCCGCGAGTCCGAGCGCGGCATGGCTTACAATGAGTACAGCTCCCGCGAGCACGAAATCCTCAACGCAACCGTATTCCGTGTGGATCCGGAAAGCGGCACGATTATTGTTGAGGTTGTCAGCGAGGGCGAAAAGATTGAAACCGCACTGGCCAAGGGCGAGCAGGTACCGGGCGAGGTTCTGACCGAGGGGCAGCGCATCAAGGTCTATGTCGTAGAGGTTCGCAAGGGCATGCACGGCCCGCAGATTCTGCTGTCCCGCACCCATCCGGGTCTGGTCAAGCGTCTGTTTGAGCTGGAAGTACCGGAAATTCATGACGGCGTTGTGGAAATCAAGTCGATTGCCCGCGAGGCAGGCAACCGCACCAAGATTGCCGTTATGACCCATGATGAAAAGGTTGATCCGATCGGTGCTTGTGTCGGCCCGCGCGGCTCTCGTGTAGGCAGCATTGTCAACGAGCTGTCCGGCGAAAAAATCGACATCATCAAGTATTCCGAGAACATGGCAGACTTTGTTTCCGCAGCACTCAGCCCGGCTGACGTCATCAGCGCGGCTATGCTGCCGGACGGCAAGAGCTGCCGCGTCACCGTACCGGACGATCAGCTGTCTCTGGCAATCGGCAAGGAAGGTCAGAACGCACGTCTGGCTGCAAAGCTGACTGGCTGCAAGATTGATATTGGTTCGGAGAGCGCTGCCAAGGAACAGGCAGAGCAGGCTGACGAAGACCTGCTGGTCGAAGAATAA
- a CDS encoding DHH family phosphoesterase, whose translation MIGSVSRTAQLLKQADHVLILTHRRPDGDTTGSAGALCQALRKLGKTAYLAENQGVTRRYAHLVEPYYAPEGFQAQIIVAVDVAAQDMLPPEMQQYADCVDVVIDHHKFNPCFGKKDNLIGGEFGACAEIIWDLLAELGVALDEGIAQSLYIGTATDTGCFKFTNTTVHTHQVAIACLQAGVDCGDINTVLFDTKSRSRFEMEKILYDTMQFHHNGKIAAVLVRLQDRERTGADWDDLDSIAGLPRQIEGVEVGLTFSELENGSTKVSIRTTKQVDAAAICREFGGGGHVRAAGATLPYPAQEAMRRVLDVTEKVYRDKEA comes from the coding sequence GTGATTGGCTCGGTATCCCGCACCGCACAGCTGCTCAAGCAGGCAGATCACGTTTTGATTTTGACGCATCGCCGTCCGGACGGTGACACGACGGGCAGCGCCGGTGCGCTGTGTCAGGCACTGCGCAAGCTGGGCAAGACCGCGTATCTTGCGGAAAATCAGGGCGTGACGCGCCGGTACGCGCATCTGGTGGAGCCGTACTATGCGCCGGAGGGCTTTCAGGCGCAGATCATTGTTGCTGTCGATGTGGCGGCACAAGACATGCTGCCGCCGGAAATGCAGCAGTATGCGGACTGTGTGGACGTTGTCATTGACCATCATAAGTTTAACCCGTGTTTTGGTAAGAAAGACAATTTAATCGGCGGAGAATTCGGCGCCTGCGCAGAGATTATCTGGGATTTGCTTGCGGAATTGGGCGTTGCGCTGGATGAGGGCATCGCGCAGAGCCTGTACATCGGCACGGCGACGGACACCGGCTGTTTTAAGTTTACCAATACCACCGTGCACACCCATCAGGTTGCCATTGCCTGCCTGCAGGCGGGCGTGGACTGCGGAGACATCAACACGGTGCTGTTTGACACCAAGTCCCGTTCCCGCTTTGAGATGGAAAAAATTCTGTATGATACCATGCAGTTTCATCACAACGGAAAAATTGCGGCGGTTCTGGTTCGGCTGCAGGACCGTGAGCGCACGGGCGCGGATTGGGATGACTTGGACTCGATTGCCGGTCTGCCGCGCCAGATTGAAGGCGTAGAAGTCGGTCTGACGTTTTCTGAGCTGGAAAACGGTTCGACCAAGGTTTCCATCCGCACGACCAAGCAAGTAGATGCAGCGGCAATCTGCCGAGAGTTTGGCGGCGGCGGACATGTCCGCGCTGCCGGTGCAACGCTGCCGTATCCTGCACAGGAGGCAATGCGGCGGGTACTGGATGTGACAGAAAAGGTGTATCGTGACAAAGAAGCATGA
- the truB gene encoding tRNA pseudouridine(55) synthase TruB — translation MTKKHESRYNGVLIVDKPQDFTSFDVVAKLRGILHERRIGHGGTLDPMATGVLPVFVGGATKAADMAAAQSKEYIAAFALGWASDTQDSTGTETARSDVRVTEQQLREAVDNMHGEQEQIPPMYSAVKVNGQRLYDLARKGVEVERKARPIAVHEASLLAFDEQTQQGRIRFLCSKGTYVRTLVHDLGVTLGTYAVMTGLQRTKSGCYTLEQSYSLEQIEQAAQQDAIESLLLQTDSLFQMYPAVSIDEYGYQRAMHGAFITPEHVTDMPQQQGAVCRVYYQGEFWMLGRVDALDRGGLALFYEKRFR, via the coding sequence GTGACAAAGAAGCATGAATCGCGCTATAACGGCGTTTTAATCGTTGACAAACCGCAGGATTTTACCTCGTTTGACGTTGTGGCAAAGCTGCGCGGCATCCTGCATGAGCGGCGCATCGGCCACGGCGGCACGCTCGACCCGATGGCGACCGGCGTGCTGCCGGTGTTTGTCGGCGGCGCGACCAAGGCGGCGGATATGGCTGCCGCACAGTCCAAAGAATACATCGCAGCGTTTGCGCTGGGCTGGGCGTCTGACACCCAAGACAGCACGGGAACCGAGACGGCGCGTTCGGATGTTCGCGTGACGGAGCAGCAGCTGCGCGAGGCGGTGGACAATATGCACGGCGAGCAGGAGCAGATTCCGCCGATGTATTCCGCCGTGAAGGTGAACGGACAGCGGCTGTATGACCTCGCGCGCAAGGGCGTGGAGGTCGAGCGCAAGGCACGCCCGATTGCCGTGCACGAAGCGTCCCTGCTGGCGTTTGACGAGCAGACACAGCAGGGACGCATTCGTTTTCTGTGCTCCAAGGGCACGTATGTGCGCACGCTCGTGCATGACCTTGGCGTGACGCTGGGCACGTATGCCGTCATGACCGGCTTGCAGCGCACCAAGAGCGGCTGCTATACGCTGGAGCAAAGCTACAGCTTGGAGCAGATTGAGCAGGCGGCACAGCAGGATGCGATAGAGTCACTGCTGCTGCAGACCGACAGCTTGTTTCAGATGTATCCGGCCGTCAGCATAGACGAATACGGCTATCAGCGGGCGATGCACGGCGCGTTTATCACGCCGGAGCATGTGACAGACATGCCGCAGCAGCAGGGCGCTGTGTGCCGTGTGTATTATCAGGGCGAATTCTGGATGCTCGGCCGCGTGGATGCGCTGGATCGGGGCGGACTCGCGCTGTTTTATGAGAAAAGATTCCGGTAA
- the rbfA gene encoding 30S ribosome-binding factor RbfA: protein MSQRSERISDEFQKALSEAIRTLKDPRVHEAMVSVTRCEVTGDLRYAKAYISVFGDEQQKKDVMRGLKSAGGYLRRECASKIRMRYAPEIVFTLDDSITHGAHINDVLHELEREGKL from the coding sequence ATGTCTCAGAGAAGCGAACGCATCAGCGATGAGTTTCAGAAGGCGCTGTCCGAAGCCATTCGAACCCTGAAAGACCCGCGCGTGCACGAAGCGATGGTTTCTGTGACGCGCTGCGAAGTGACCGGTGATTTGCGCTATGCCAAGGCATATATCAGCGTGTTCGGCGATGAGCAGCAGAAAAAAGACGTCATGCGCGGTCTGAAGTCTGCGGGCGGCTATCTGCGCAGAGAGTGCGCGTCTAAGATTCGCATGCGCTATGCGCCGGAAATTGTGTTCACACTGGATGACTCCATCACGCACGGCGCACACATCAACGATGTGCTGCATGAGCTGGAGCGGGAGGGCAAGCTGTGA
- a CDS encoding phosphoglycerate kinase yields the protein MDYNKKNVTDIDVTGKKVLLRCDFNVPMAKDGSGVITDDKRIRAALPTIQYLLEHDAAVIACSHMGKPKGEWKPELSMAPVAKRLSELLGKDVILAKDIVGEDAKAKAAALKPGQILLLENLRYDNGETKNDPAFAKALADLAGADGIYVSDAFGTVHRAHASTAGVAAYLPAVSGFLIQKELEVIGGALAAPKRPLVAILGGSKVSSKIGVINNLLEIADTIIIGGGMAYTFSAAQGGKIGDSLLEEDWKGYALEMIDKAKAKGVKLLLPVDTVIADKFAADANADVVEAGQIPDGWQGLDIGPKTVELYCDAVKDAGTVIWNGPMGVFEFEKFAVGTKAVAEALSKTDAITIIGGGDSAAAVQQLGYADKMTHISTGGGASLEFMEGKVLPGIACLQDK from the coding sequence ATGGACTACAATAAGAAGAATGTCACTGACATCGACGTAACAGGCAAGAAGGTTCTGCTGCGCTGCGATTTTAACGTCCCGATGGCAAAGGACGGAAGCGGTGTAATTACGGACGACAAGCGCATTCGTGCGGCTCTGCCGACCATCCAGTATCTGCTGGAGCATGATGCTGCTGTTATCGCATGCTCCCATATGGGCAAGCCGAAGGGCGAGTGGAAGCCGGAGCTGTCTATGGCACCGGTTGCAAAGCGCCTGAGCGAGCTGCTGGGTAAAGATGTTATTTTGGCAAAGGACATTGTAGGCGAGGATGCAAAGGCAAAGGCTGCTGCTCTGAAGCCGGGTCAGATTCTGCTGCTGGAGAATCTGCGCTATGACAATGGTGAGACCAAGAACGATCCGGCATTTGCAAAGGCACTGGCAGATCTGGCCGGTGCAGACGGCATCTACGTATCCGATGCATTCGGTACGGTACACCGCGCACATGCTTCCACCGCAGGCGTTGCCGCTTATCTGCCGGCAGTTTCCGGTTTCCTGATTCAGAAGGAGCTGGAGGTTATCGGCGGCGCACTGGCAGCTCCGAAGCGTCCGCTGGTTGCTATTCTGGGCGGCTCCAAGGTATCTTCCAAGATCGGCGTCATCAACAACTTGCTGGAAATCGCTGACACCATCATCATCGGCGGCGGCATGGCTTACACCTTCTCCGCAGCACAGGGCGGCAAGATTGGCGACTCCCTGCTTGAGGAGGACTGGAAGGGCTACGCGCTGGAGATGATCGACAAGGCAAAGGCAAAGGGCGTCAAGCTGCTGCTGCCGGTTGACACGGTTATCGCTGACAAGTTCGCAGCAGATGCAAACGCTGACGTTGTAGAAGCTGGCCAGATTCCGGACGGCTGGCAGGGTCTGGACATCGGCCCGAAGACCGTTGAGCTGTACTGCGACGCCGTAAAGGACGCAGGCACTGTTATCTGGAACGGCCCGATGGGCGTGTTCGAGTTCGAGAAGTTTGCAGTAGGCACCAAGGCTGTCGCTGAAGCACTGAGCAAGACCGATGCTATCACCATCATCGGCGGCGGCGACTCCGCAGCAGCTGTACAGCAGCTGGGCTACGCAGACAAGATGACCCATATCTCCACCGGCGGCGGCGCTTCTCTGGAGTTCATGGAAGGTAAGGTTCTGCCGGGCATTGCCTGCCTGCAGGACAAGTAA
- a CDS encoding ribosome maturation factor RimP, with the protein MTAREVCQRVWDISAPCAAEMGIHLWDVTFEKEGGQYMLTITIDREGHTDIDDCEKLSRYVDPFMDEKEFASLPPYTLCVSSAGLTRRLRRPEHFASCMGQEVELRFYRPINGSRTAVGILKDYDSETGSVTLEEDGTVTVYEPKDIAAVRLYVSI; encoded by the coding sequence ATGACAGCAAGAGAAGTATGCCAGCGCGTCTGGGATATTAGTGCACCATGTGCCGCAGAAATGGGCATCCATCTGTGGGACGTCACCTTCGAAAAGGAAGGCGGTCAGTATATGCTGACCATTACGATTGACCGCGAAGGTCATACCGATATTGATGACTGCGAGAAGCTGTCCCGTTATGTGGACCCGTTTATGGATGAAAAGGAATTTGCATCGCTTCCGCCGTATACGCTGTGTGTCTCTTCGGCAGGCCTGACGCGCCGCCTGAGACGTCCGGAGCATTTTGCATCCTGCATGGGACAGGAGGTAGAGCTGCGCTTCTATCGCCCGATCAACGGCAGCAGAACCGCCGTTGGCATCCTGAAGGATTACGACAGCGAGACCGGCTCAGTCACGCTGGAGGAGGACGGCACCGTCACCGTTTATGAGCCAAAGGATATTGCAGCGGTTCGTCTGTACGTATCCATCTAA